In one window of Skermanella rosea DNA:
- a CDS encoding CDGSH iron-sulfur domain-containing protein, giving the protein MGFEPEVAQAGPYEWEVEEGDLVFWCRCGRSATQPICDGSHAGTGISPMGWRAPGTGTVFLCGCKRTANPPLCDGHHNDL; this is encoded by the coding sequence ATGGGTTTCGAACCCGAGGTCGCCCAGGCCGGCCCGTACGAGTGGGAGGTCGAGGAAGGCGATCTGGTCTTCTGGTGCCGCTGCGGGCGCAGCGCCACCCAGCCGATCTGCGACGGCTCCCACGCCGGCACGGGGATCAGCCCGATGGGGTGGAGGGCGCCCGGCACCGGGACGGTCTTCCTGTGCGGCTGCAAGCGCACCGCCAACCCACCGCTCTGCGACGGCCATCACAATGACCTCTGA
- a CDS encoding aromatic/alkene/methane monooxygenase hydroxylase/oxygenase subunit alpha: MPDGLTLNKIIAQKGISIGEAARRVADLGWTPSYVQEAMTFPTDYKISKAPKDPMKQVLRSYFPMQEEKDNRVYGALDAALRGDMFRNVEPRWVEWMKLFLAIIPFPEISAARSMAMVGRLAPGDDLRTGFTMQMVDEFRHSTIQMNLKKWYMENYIDPAGFDITEAAFGKCYATTIGRQFGEAFVTGDAITAANIYLTVVAETAFTNTLFVAMPSEAARNGDYALPTVFLSVQSDESRHIGNGHSLLMSILNNPDNHQLLERDLKYAFWQNHAIVDAAIGTIIEYGTTNRDKNKESYAELWHRWIFEDYYRTYMLPLEKYGIKIHHDDVHEAFDRIVKKNYVHKVAQFFSAGWWANFWRIEAMTERDFEWFEHKYPGWYDEFGAWWENYAKLSKPGNPPITFVDTGYVYPHRCWSNLVPCLIREDMVVDEVDGQIYTYGHEVDRWTHKVAFQGEYEGRPTPAMGRFSGHREWESMYHGWDLADAIKDMGFVRPDGKTLIAQPHLSFEEKDMWTLDHVRGYEIKSPLITLREMTPEQREKHVAEYKKGFKVHRI; this comes from the coding sequence ATGCCTGACGGTTTGACGCTCAACAAGATCATCGCTCAGAAGGGCATCAGCATCGGCGAGGCGGCGCGCCGGGTCGCGGACTTGGGCTGGACGCCCTCCTATGTCCAGGAAGCCATGACCTTCCCGACCGACTACAAGATCTCCAAGGCGCCCAAGGACCCCATGAAGCAGGTCCTGCGGTCTTACTTCCCCATGCAGGAAGAGAAGGACAACCGGGTCTACGGCGCGCTCGACGCGGCGTTGCGCGGCGACATGTTCCGCAACGTGGAGCCCCGCTGGGTCGAATGGATGAAGCTGTTCCTGGCGATCATCCCCTTCCCCGAGATTTCCGCCGCGCGCTCCATGGCGATGGTCGGCCGGCTGGCGCCGGGCGATGACCTGCGCACCGGGTTCACCATGCAGATGGTCGACGAGTTCCGGCACTCGACCATCCAGATGAACCTGAAGAAGTGGTACATGGAGAACTACATCGACCCGGCCGGGTTCGACATCACCGAAGCGGCGTTCGGCAAGTGCTACGCCACCACCATCGGCCGGCAGTTCGGCGAAGCCTTCGTGACCGGCGACGCGATCACCGCCGCCAACATCTACCTGACCGTCGTCGCCGAGACGGCCTTCACCAACACCCTGTTCGTCGCGATGCCGTCGGAAGCGGCGCGGAACGGCGACTACGCCCTGCCGACCGTGTTCCTGTCGGTCCAGTCGGACGAGAGCCGGCACATCGGCAACGGCCACTCGCTGCTGATGTCGATCCTCAACAATCCGGACAACCACCAGCTCCTGGAACGCGACCTGAAATATGCGTTCTGGCAGAACCACGCGATCGTCGACGCCGCCATCGGCACCATCATCGAGTACGGCACGACCAACCGCGACAAGAACAAGGAGAGCTACGCGGAGCTGTGGCACCGCTGGATCTTCGAGGACTATTACCGGACCTACATGCTGCCGCTGGAGAAGTACGGCATCAAGATCCACCATGACGACGTCCACGAAGCCTTCGACCGGATCGTCAAGAAGAACTACGTCCACAAGGTCGCCCAGTTCTTCTCCGCCGGCTGGTGGGCCAACTTCTGGCGCATCGAGGCCATGACCGAGCGGGACTTCGAGTGGTTCGAGCACAAGTATCCCGGCTGGTATGACGAGTTCGGCGCCTGGTGGGAGAACTACGCCAAGCTCAGCAAGCCCGGCAACCCGCCGATCACCTTCGTCGACACCGGCTATGTCTATCCGCACCGCTGCTGGTCCAACCTGGTGCCCTGCCTGATCCGCGAGGACATGGTCGTGGACGAGGTGGACGGCCAGATCTACACCTACGGCCACGAGGTGGACCGCTGGACCCACAAGGTCGCCTTCCAGGGCGAGTACGAGGGCCGGCCGACCCCCGCCATGGGCCGTTTCAGCGGTCATCGCGAATGGGAAAGCATGTACCATGGCTGGGACCTGGCCGACGCGATCAAGGACATGGGCTTCGTCCGTCCCGACGGTAAGACCCTGATCGCCCAGCCCCACCTGTCGTTCGAGGAGAAGGACATGTGGACCCTGGACCATGTGCGCGGCTACGAGATCAAGAGCCCCCTGATCACGCTCCGCGAGATGACCCCCGAACAGCGCGAGAAGCACGTCGCCGAGTACAAGAAGGGCTTCAAGGTCCATCGGATCTGA
- a CDS encoding NADH:ubiquinone reductase (Na(+)-transporting) subunit F — MTQNPLAARAVHTVLLQPAGIEMEVEEGETVLDAAFRQGISLMHGCKEGQCSSCKSVLIDGDVELLKYSTFALSEMDRDTNHILLCRTLAYSDIEVELLNYDEDLLSRSIAVKDFAARLTAIVPLTHDIFRLELEIEQPLKFWAGQYVDITIPGKGITRSFSMANPPSDPHRPHFIIRKYPQGAFSAQLDGSLKAGDSLMLRGPFGTCLRRENRSGPMVLVGGGSGMSPLWSILQDQIGCGEPARPIRFFYGARQARDLFYLDRFVELTERLPDFRFIPALSDAAPDDGWTGETGFIHEVVRRHLGTLGDASDIDVYSCGPPPMIDALLPVLQIGGVEPDRIYFDKFTPALR; from the coding sequence ATGACCCAGAACCCGTTGGCCGCCCGCGCGGTCCACACGGTCCTGTTGCAGCCCGCCGGCATCGAAATGGAAGTCGAGGAAGGGGAAACCGTTCTCGATGCGGCGTTCCGCCAAGGCATCTCGCTGATGCACGGCTGCAAGGAAGGACAATGCTCCAGCTGCAAATCGGTGCTGATCGACGGTGACGTCGAACTGCTGAAATACTCCACCTTCGCGCTGTCCGAGATGGACCGCGACACCAACCACATCCTGCTCTGCCGCACGCTGGCCTACAGCGACATAGAAGTCGAGCTACTGAACTATGACGAGGACCTGCTGTCCCGCTCGATCGCGGTGAAGGACTTCGCGGCCCGGCTGACCGCCATCGTCCCGCTGACCCACGACATCTTCCGCCTGGAACTGGAGATCGAGCAGCCGCTGAAGTTCTGGGCCGGCCAGTACGTGGACATCACCATCCCGGGCAAGGGCATCACGCGCTCCTTTTCCATGGCGAACCCGCCGAGCGACCCGCACCGCCCCCATTTCATCATCAGGAAATACCCCCAGGGCGCCTTCTCGGCCCAGCTCGACGGCAGCCTGAAGGCGGGAGACAGCCTGATGCTGCGCGGCCCCTTCGGCACCTGCCTGCGGCGCGAGAACCGCTCCGGCCCGATGGTGCTGGTGGGCGGCGGCTCGGGCATGTCGCCGCTGTGGTCGATCCTCCAGGACCAGATCGGCTGCGGCGAGCCCGCCCGGCCGATCCGCTTCTTCTACGGCGCCCGGCAGGCCCGCGACCTCTTCTACCTGGACCGTTTCGTCGAGCTGACCGAACGCCTGCCCGACTTCCGCTTCATCCCGGCGCTGTCCGACGCGGCGCCCGACGACGGCTGGACGGGCGAGACCGGCTTCATCCACGAGGTGGTGCGCCGGCATCTCGGCACCCTCGGCGACGCCTCCGACATCGACGTCTACTCCTGCGGCCCGCCGCCGATGATCGACGCCCTGCTGCCGGTGCTCCAGATCGGCGGCGTCGAACCGGACCGCATCTATTTCGACAAGTTCACGCCGGCCCTTCGGTAA
- a CDS encoding aromatic/alkene monooxygenase hydroxylase subunit beta — protein MTAQVQETEVKSGAAGAKKFPGWDSRKYNYYEPKGRKATHYEDMTVDVQPDPERYLLQNWIISFADGTPTYYKGWTKLQSSDWHKFRAPDQEWERTHYQRQSTIEGMIKNVVDNARKSGAPSRFDPRWVKILQDHVGAYKHAEYGLGKATMHAQRYGYTQMVNNAILTNSSYKLRFAQDLTLYLSEIGMDLPVFDATAGKTHWLEDPVWQGVREATEAVMGAEDYLEQYFATNVVFEPLVAELFRSGFVMQLAAAQNDFATPAVVSAAEADYEQNLANTVELFHLLAQDPEHGEANRKVMEGWLEKHGALCVKAANQLQPVWSQPRVKAAQFTDAFAASSNRLRAICAEIGIEVPAAVAIAPAAAPAQPAADA, from the coding sequence ATGACGGCACAGGTTCAGGAAACGGAAGTCAAGTCCGGCGCCGCCGGCGCGAAGAAATTCCCGGGATGGGATAGCCGCAAGTACAATTACTACGAACCGAAGGGCCGCAAGGCGACCCATTACGAGGACATGACGGTAGACGTCCAGCCCGATCCGGAACGCTACCTGCTCCAGAACTGGATCATCTCCTTCGCCGACGGGACGCCGACCTACTACAAGGGCTGGACCAAGCTCCAGTCGTCGGACTGGCACAAGTTCCGCGCGCCCGACCAGGAATGGGAGCGGACCCATTACCAGCGCCAGTCCACCATCGAAGGCATGATCAAGAACGTCGTGGACAATGCCCGCAAGTCGGGCGCTCCGTCGCGCTTCGATCCCCGCTGGGTCAAGATCCTCCAGGACCATGTCGGCGCCTACAAGCATGCGGAGTACGGATTGGGCAAGGCGACCATGCATGCCCAGCGCTACGGCTACACGCAGATGGTCAACAATGCCATCCTGACCAACTCGTCCTACAAGCTGCGCTTCGCCCAGGACCTGACGCTGTACCTGAGCGAGATCGGCATGGACCTGCCCGTGTTCGACGCGACGGCCGGCAAGACCCACTGGCTCGAGGACCCGGTCTGGCAGGGCGTGCGCGAGGCGACCGAGGCCGTCATGGGCGCCGAGGATTACCTGGAGCAGTATTTCGCGACCAACGTCGTGTTCGAGCCGCTGGTCGCCGAGCTGTTCCGCAGCGGCTTCGTCATGCAGCTTGCCGCCGCCCAGAACGACTTCGCCACCCCGGCCGTGGTGTCGGCGGCCGAGGCCGACTACGAGCAGAACCTCGCAAACACGGTCGAGCTGTTCCACCTGCTGGCCCAGGATCCGGAGCATGGCGAGGCGAACCGCAAGGTCATGGAAGGCTGGCTGGAGAAGCACGGCGCCCTATGCGTCAAGGCGGCGAACCAGTTGCAGCCGGTCTGGTCGCAGCCGCGCGTCAAGGCGGCCCAGTTCACCGACGCCTTCGCGGCCTCGTCCAACCGCCTGAGGGCCATCTGCGCCGAGATCGGCATCGAAGTGCCCGCCGCCGTCGCGATCGCGCCGGCCGCCGCCCCGGCCCAGCCGGCCGCCGACGCCTGA
- a CDS encoding MmoB/DmpM family protein, producing MSVAHDFNIFKPMQDLTFEHTISHQCGVTMNDSVEARCIAEVMESKPGIKVTYMPAMIRIDGEGRMEFKMDEISEALGREMTPHLFEISTSTHYGRMVMIDDNTVMLFGNMDDALEYT from the coding sequence ATGAGCGTCGCCCATGACTTCAACATCTTCAAGCCCATGCAGGACCTGACCTTCGAGCACACGATCTCGCACCAGTGCGGCGTCACCATGAACGACAGCGTCGAGGCGCGCTGCATCGCCGAGGTGATGGAGAGCAAGCCGGGCATCAAGGTGACCTACATGCCGGCCATGATCCGAATCGACGGCGAAGGCAGGATGGAATTCAAGATGGACGAGATCAGCGAGGCGCTGGGTCGCGAGATGACCCCGCACCTGTTCGAGATCTCCACCTCCACCCATTACGGCCGCATGGTCATGATCGACGACAACACGGTCATGCTGTTCGGCAACATGGACGACGCACTCGAATACACCTGA
- a CDS encoding amidohydrolase family protein: MFKTAEGEEIFIIDGHTHLWDGSKENQKNVHGAQFIDCFYGYHTALSPKEYVWPKEKFDKYGAETMYNDLFVEGYDDMAIFQPTYLKDFYVNGFNTTEQNAVLKEKHPDRFILNGAWDPRDGEAGIEALHELVEKYKIKGVKLYTAEWKGASKGWKLTDEWAQRYMAECVKLGVKNIHVHKGPTILPLNRDAFDVADIDDAATSFPELNFIVEHCGLPRLDDFCWIAVQEPNVYGGLAVALPFIHSRPDYFNQVISELLFWLGPDRLLYGSDYAIWSPKWMVEKFMAHELPDTIKKDKGVDLNLDAKRKILGLNAAKLYDIDVPAHKARLSGTAPAHAGEQTMAQVAEVLGD, encoded by the coding sequence ATGTTCAAGACGGCGGAAGGCGAGGAAATCTTCATCATCGACGGCCACACCCACCTGTGGGACGGCAGCAAGGAGAACCAGAAGAACGTCCACGGCGCGCAGTTCATCGACTGTTTCTACGGCTATCATACCGCGCTCAGCCCCAAGGAGTATGTCTGGCCCAAGGAGAAGTTCGACAAGTACGGCGCCGAGACCATGTACAACGACCTGTTCGTCGAAGGCTACGACGACATGGCGATCTTCCAGCCGACATACCTGAAGGACTTCTACGTAAACGGCTTCAACACGACGGAGCAGAACGCCGTCCTGAAGGAAAAACATCCCGACCGCTTCATCCTCAACGGCGCCTGGGACCCGCGCGACGGCGAAGCGGGAATCGAGGCGCTGCACGAGTTGGTCGAGAAGTACAAGATCAAGGGCGTCAAGCTCTACACCGCGGAGTGGAAGGGTGCCAGCAAGGGCTGGAAGCTGACCGACGAGTGGGCCCAGCGCTACATGGCCGAGTGCGTCAAGCTGGGCGTGAAGAACATCCACGTCCACAAGGGCCCGACCATCCTGCCCCTGAACCGCGACGCCTTCGACGTGGCCGACATCGACGACGCGGCGACCAGCTTCCCCGAGCTGAACTTCATCGTCGAGCACTGCGGCCTGCCGCGCCTGGACGATTTCTGCTGGATCGCGGTGCAGGAGCCGAACGTCTATGGCGGGCTGGCGGTGGCCCTGCCCTTCATCCACAGCCGGCCCGACTACTTCAACCAGGTGATCTCCGAGCTGCTGTTCTGGCTCGGCCCCGACCGGCTGCTCTACGGCAGCGACTACGCGATCTGGTCGCCCAAGTGGATGGTCGAGAAGTTCATGGCGCACGAGCTTCCCGACACTATCAAGAAAGACAAGGGCGTCGATCTGAACCTGGATGCCAAGCGCAAGATCCTGGGGCTCAACGCCGCGAAGCTCTACGACATCGACGTGCCGGCCCACAAGGCTAGGTTGAGCGGAACGGCACCGGCCCATGCCGGGGAACAGACCATGGCGCAGGTCGCCGAAGTCCTGGGAGACTGA
- a CDS encoding metal-sulfur cluster assembly factor, producing MTPHVTSGDPRVAEVWASLAAVTDPELDESVTELRFVTEVDVDAEDRVHIGFRLPTYWCAANFAFLMADDMRVAVSSLPWVRQVLVDLRDHMYSDTINEGLAQGRSFKSTFSDEAVDEDLDDLRRTFRIKAFQRRQEAVIRYLLDRDWSVQAILDLDCPHLATLAIDDAEAARQRGRYLEIRREFGGPGDTAFTTAQGEPIDPRNFAEYLSLLRRVRINTEFNGHLCRGLLQARYDDPAPDGEPTLADFIAGRVATQVAKSNTGGNDGCRK from the coding sequence ATGACACCCCACGTCACCTCGGGCGACCCCCGCGTGGCGGAGGTGTGGGCGAGCCTGGCAGCGGTGACGGACCCCGAACTCGACGAGTCCGTGACGGAGCTCCGCTTCGTCACGGAGGTCGACGTGGACGCGGAGGACCGCGTCCATATCGGGTTCCGATTGCCGACATACTGGTGCGCCGCCAACTTCGCCTTCCTCATGGCCGATGACATGCGCGTCGCCGTTTCCTCCCTCCCCTGGGTCCGGCAGGTCCTGGTCGACCTGCGCGACCATATGTATTCCGACACGATCAACGAGGGGCTGGCCCAGGGCCGATCGTTCAAATCCACCTTCAGCGATGAGGCGGTGGACGAGGACCTGGACGACCTGCGCCGGACCTTCCGGATCAAGGCGTTCCAGCGCCGGCAGGAGGCGGTGATCCGTTACCTGCTCGACCGGGACTGGTCGGTCCAGGCGATCCTCGACCTCGACTGCCCGCACTTGGCGACGCTGGCGATCGACGATGCCGAGGCCGCCCGCCAGCGCGGCCGCTACCTGGAAATCCGCCGGGAGTTCGGCGGCCCCGGCGACACCGCCTTCACGACGGCGCAGGGCGAGCCGATCGATCCCCGCAACTTCGCCGAATACCTGTCGCTGCTGCGCCGGGTCCGGATCAACACGGAGTTCAACGGGCATCTCTGCCGGGGCCTGCTCCAGGCCCGCTACGACGACCCCGCGCCAGACGGGGAACCCACCCTGGCCGACTTCATCGCCGGCCGGGTGGCAACCCAGGTGGCAAAAAGCAACACGGGAGGGAATGACGGATGCCGAAAATGA
- the groEL gene encoding molecular chaperone GroEL: MMLHRAEARAALGRGVEKLTLAVQGTLGPKGMNAIIDRPIGTPIVSRDGVSIADEVELECRFENMGAQVVREVSKQTNEIAGDGTTTATVLANALIQGGLKVLENQGSPVDLVAGIDRAAGAVIEALRKSAKPLSGHTQLEAVATIAATDPALGHLVAEALRRVGSDGIVEVTFGPGIETTLEVVEGMSFDRGYISHHMVTDVETMRAVLDDPHILITDQRIASPDQIAHILTEVSATGHPLLIIADELAPEVVVTLMGMRRNGAGLAVAVNPPEFGHWRKAMLEDIAILTGGRVIARDLGGRLEQVTLEDLGSADQVRVGQSFTSLIRGHGDPELIRARRAQVQRQFDAAPPNIERDKYTERLAKLTGGTATILAGGATPAEQKRRVQLLDDSLNAARAAMEEGVVPGGGTALIQAAPALDTLADQTSGGVRDGIRLFQRALAAPLGCIAENCGLAANDIAARAAEAPRGTGFDARTGQFTDLIEAGITDPVKVTTTAVRNASSAACLILNTHTLIADKPDMSDPTAGPALGAGAEKLGRE; this comes from the coding sequence ATGATGCTCCACCGCGCGGAGGCGCGCGCCGCCCTCGGCCGGGGCGTCGAGAAGCTGACCCTGGCGGTCCAGGGCACCCTCGGCCCCAAGGGCATGAACGCGATCATCGACCGGCCCATCGGCACGCCGATCGTCTCCCGGGACGGGGTCAGCATCGCCGATGAGGTCGAGCTGGAATGCCGGTTCGAGAACATGGGCGCCCAGGTGGTGCGGGAGGTGTCCAAGCAGACCAACGAGATCGCCGGCGACGGGACCACCACCGCCACCGTGCTGGCCAACGCGCTGATCCAGGGCGGGCTTAAAGTCCTGGAGAACCAGGGCAGCCCGGTGGACCTGGTCGCCGGCATCGACCGGGCAGCGGGAGCGGTCATCGAAGCGCTGCGGAAGTCCGCCAAGCCGCTCTCCGGCCACACGCAGCTGGAAGCGGTCGCCACCATCGCCGCGACCGATCCGGCCCTGGGGCATCTGGTCGCCGAGGCGCTCCGCAGGGTCGGAAGCGACGGAATCGTCGAGGTGACCTTCGGCCCGGGCATCGAGACGACCCTGGAAGTGGTCGAAGGCATGTCGTTCGACCGGGGCTACATCTCCCACCACATGGTCACCGACGTGGAGACCATGCGGGCCGTCCTGGACGATCCACACATCCTGATCACCGACCAGCGGATCGCCTCGCCCGACCAGATCGCTCATATCCTGACGGAGGTCTCCGCTACCGGCCATCCCTTGCTGATCATCGCCGACGAACTGGCCCCGGAGGTCGTCGTGACCCTGATGGGCATGCGCCGCAACGGCGCGGGGCTGGCGGTCGCGGTCAACCCGCCGGAATTCGGCCACTGGCGGAAGGCCATGCTGGAGGACATCGCGATCCTGACCGGCGGACGGGTGATCGCCCGCGATCTCGGCGGCCGGCTGGAACAGGTCACCCTGGAAGACCTGGGAAGCGCCGACCAGGTCCGGGTCGGCCAGAGCTTCACGTCCCTGATCCGCGGCCACGGCGATCCCGAGCTGATCCGCGCCCGCCGCGCCCAGGTGCAGCGCCAGTTCGACGCGGCTCCCCCCAACATCGAGCGGGACAAGTATACAGAACGGCTCGCCAAGCTGACCGGCGGCACCGCCACCATCCTGGCCGGCGGGGCCACCCCGGCGGAGCAGAAGCGCCGGGTCCAGCTGCTCGACGACAGCCTCAACGCCGCCCGCGCCGCCATGGAGGAAGGCGTCGTGCCCGGCGGCGGCACGGCGCTGATCCAGGCGGCCCCTGCCCTGGACACGCTGGCCGACCAGACCTCCGGCGGGGTCCGCGACGGGATCCGGCTGTTCCAGCGCGCGCTTGCGGCACCGCTCGGCTGCATCGCCGAGAACTGCGGCCTCGCGGCGAACGACATCGCGGCCCGTGCGGCGGAGGCGCCCAGGGGCACCGGGTTCGACGCGCGGACCGGCCAGTTCACCGACCTGATCGAGGCCGGCATCACCGACCCGGTCAAGGTCACCACGACGGCGGTGCGCAACGCCTCCTCCGCCGCTTGCCTGATCCTGAACACGCACACGCTGATCGCGGACAAGCCCGACATGTCCGATCCCACGGCCGGACCGGCGCTCGGCGCCGGAGCGGAGAAGCTTGGACGCGAATAG
- a CDS encoding sigma-54-dependent Fis family transcriptional regulator, which produces MPKTGIGATMPPRAAAHADEASIMRAWEDFLAGVDHHPPVRNVVINSWRRSLESGVNAHGSSAPLAVRDDGLHHLRIRNRDLLTAAAGTLAEAIDLFIGTGSIMLVTDPEGVVLTTVGDRATLEAGREIHLEPGGAWHESAAGTNGIGTALVTRQPVLVHATEHFCAGVKTWTCAAAPIRDPIDGSLVGLLDISGPRQTFQRHNLALAVVAARQVEWAMADQARQERVKLLEACVAKLPTWVEDGIIAVDRKGRVLHMSERARGLLEHGTGPARVVLDKESRVASLDPSCWPAEWTKPLTVDGETLGALLVIPAKPRRTARSAGPRHEGDARRGSFAAIVGSSPSVRGAIDRARRLAGRRAPVLIEGETGTGKELFARAIHGEGAASPSDPFVAFNCGAVSKELVASELFGYVRGAFTGAANEGRLGRFELANGGTLCLDEIGELPLDLQPYLLRVLEEGIVYRVGDSEPRHVDVRLIAMTNRNLRDEVAAGRFRQDLYYRISVTTVRIPPLRDRAGDTDLLVPHFNDLLARRHDLAPKRFEPAVMDALRRHSWPGNVRELRNVVESLLLMSDEETVTLADLPPDIVPAPAEPTIPHRLDQLERQAIEATIAAHTGNLTSAARELGISRTTLYRKMEQYGLERYQ; this is translated from the coding sequence ATGCCCAAGACGGGAATCGGGGCGACGATGCCGCCCCGTGCCGCTGCCCATGCCGATGAAGCGTCGATCATGCGCGCGTGGGAGGATTTCCTGGCCGGCGTCGATCACCATCCACCGGTCCGGAACGTGGTCATCAATTCCTGGCGGCGGAGCCTCGAAAGCGGCGTCAACGCCCACGGCTCGAGCGCTCCCCTGGCGGTCCGGGACGACGGGCTGCACCATCTCCGCATCCGGAACCGCGACCTGCTGACGGCGGCGGCCGGTACCCTTGCCGAGGCGATCGACCTGTTCATCGGCACCGGGTCGATCATGCTGGTCACCGACCCCGAAGGCGTCGTCCTGACCACCGTCGGCGACCGCGCGACCCTGGAGGCCGGCCGCGAGATCCACCTGGAGCCCGGCGGGGCGTGGCACGAATCGGCGGCCGGGACCAACGGCATCGGAACCGCGCTGGTCACCCGGCAGCCGGTCCTGGTCCATGCGACCGAGCATTTCTGCGCCGGGGTCAAGACCTGGACCTGCGCCGCGGCGCCCATCCGCGACCCGATCGACGGCTCGCTGGTCGGACTGCTCGATATTTCCGGGCCGCGCCAGACCTTCCAGCGCCACAACCTCGCCCTGGCCGTCGTCGCCGCCCGCCAGGTCGAATGGGCCATGGCCGACCAGGCGCGGCAGGAGCGCGTGAAGCTGCTGGAGGCCTGCGTCGCCAAGCTGCCGACCTGGGTCGAGGACGGCATCATCGCGGTGGACCGAAAGGGCCGCGTCCTGCACATGAGCGAACGCGCCCGCGGCTTGCTGGAACACGGCACCGGCCCCGCCCGGGTGGTGCTCGACAAGGAGTCCAGGGTCGCCAGCCTCGACCCGTCGTGCTGGCCGGCCGAGTGGACCAAGCCGCTTACGGTCGACGGCGAAACCCTGGGCGCCCTCCTGGTCATCCCGGCGAAGCCCCGGCGCACCGCCAGATCGGCGGGGCCGCGCCACGAGGGCGACGCCCGGCGCGGCAGCTTCGCCGCCATCGTCGGCTCCAGTCCCTCCGTCCGCGGCGCCATCGACCGGGCCCGCAGGCTGGCGGGCCGGCGGGCGCCGGTGCTGATCGAAGGCGAGACCGGCACCGGCAAGGAACTGTTCGCCCGCGCCATCCACGGCGAGGGCGCCGCGTCCCCGTCGGATCCCTTCGTCGCGTTCAACTGCGGCGCCGTTTCCAAGGAACTGGTCGCCAGCGAGCTGTTCGGCTATGTCCGCGGCGCCTTCACCGGGGCGGCCAACGAAGGGCGCCTCGGCCGGTTCGAACTGGCGAACGGCGGGACCCTGTGCCTGGACGAGATCGGCGAGTTGCCGCTCGACCTCCAGCCCTACCTGCTGCGCGTCCTGGAGGAAGGCATCGTCTACCGCGTCGGCGACAGCGAGCCGCGGCACGTCGATGTCCGCCTGATCGCGATGACCAACCGGAACCTGCGCGACGAGGTCGCCGCGGGGCGGTTCCGGCAGGATCTCTATTACCGGATCAGCGTGACGACGGTCCGGATCCCGCCGCTCCGCGACCGCGCCGGCGACACCGACCTTCTGGTGCCCCATTTCAACGACCTGCTCGCCCGCCGCCACGACTTGGCGCCCAAGCGGTTCGAGCCGGCCGTGATGGACGCGCTGCGCCGCCACTCCTGGCCGGGCAACGTGCGCGAGCTGCGGAACGTGGTCGAAAGCCTCCTGCTGATGAGCGACGAGGAGACCGTCACCCTGGCCGATCTGCCGCCCGACATCGTGCCGGCCCCGGCCGAACCCACGATCCCCCACCGGCTCGACCAGCTGGAACGCCAGGCGATCGAGGCCACCATCGCCGCCCACACCGGCAACCTGACCAGCGCCGCCCGCGAGCTGGGCATTTCCCGGACGACCCTGTACCGCAAGATGGAGCAGTACGGGCTGGAGCGGTATCAGTAA
- a CDS encoding trimeric intracellular cation channel family protein, translated as MDQWIAWLDLCGVAVFAASGALTASRKQMDVVGFCLIATVTGIGGGTMRDLLLGQGAVYWISAPEYVMTCIGVGVLLFFTAPYLESRYKALLWADAAGLALFCVTGAEKALGAGAPLPVAVILGVMTATFGGIIRDVLCAEVPLILRKEIYATAAAAGALVYLLLVLAGVGALWSQGAGFLAAFGIRAIGIAFGVSLPVYRARPGRDY; from the coding sequence TTGGATCAATGGATCGCCTGGCTCGACCTCTGCGGCGTCGCCGTCTTCGCGGCCAGCGGCGCGCTGACGGCGTCGCGCAAGCAGATGGATGTCGTCGGGTTCTGCCTGATCGCCACCGTGACAGGCATCGGCGGCGGCACCATGCGCGACCTTCTGCTGGGGCAGGGGGCGGTCTACTGGATCTCGGCGCCGGAATACGTGATGACCTGCATCGGCGTCGGCGTGCTGCTGTTCTTCACGGCGCCCTATCTCGAATCGCGCTACAAGGCCCTGCTCTGGGCCGATGCCGCCGGGCTGGCGCTGTTCTGCGTGACCGGGGCGGAAAAGGCGCTGGGTGCCGGAGCGCCGCTGCCGGTCGCCGTGATCCTGGGCGTCATGACGGCCACCTTCGGCGGCATCATCCGCGACGTGCTGTGCGCCGAGGTGCCGCTGATCCTGCGCAAGGAGATCTACGCGACTGCCGCGGCGGCTGGCGCCCTGGTCTATCTTCTGCTGGTCCTGGCGGGGGTCGGTGCCCTGTGGTCCCAGGGAGCGGGCTTCCTCGCCGCCTTCGGAATCCGCGCCATCGGCATCGCCTTCGGGGTCTCGCTGCCGGTCTACCGGGCGCGCCCCGGCCGGGATTACTGA